The proteins below come from a single Candidatus Omnitrophota bacterium genomic window:
- the pilO gene encoding type 4a pilus biogenesis protein PilO, which yields MINMEFFYKLSKKEKIGLMAAIVVIALMLIDRLVISPIGNRIQRIDQEIKFSEKKLSRDLRNMNNKDIIEREYKKYKNYVKKSSVSDEEDVANILGEIEGLARSSSVSLVDIKPQAPKRADFYKEYAIEVEVEGSMEQVITFLHDLNSSAQLLRAVKLRIGLKDKELSAIKASLLVTKISI from the coding sequence ATGATCAATATGGAATTTTTTTATAAATTATCGAAGAAGGAAAAGATAGGGCTGATGGCGGCCATCGTAGTCATAGCGCTTATGCTCATCGACAGGCTCGTCATAAGCCCCATAGGCAACAGGATCCAGCGTATAGACCAGGAGATAAAATTCAGCGAGAAAAAATTGAGCCGCGACCTGCGTAATATGAATAATAAGGATATCATCGAAAGAGAGTATAAGAAGTATAAAAATTATGTGAAGAAGAGCTCCGTCTCGGACGAAGAAGATGTGGCAAATATACTCGGGGAGATAGAGGGCCTGGCGCGTTCATCCAGCGTCAGCCTGGTCGATATAAAGCCGCAGGCTCCGAAGCGGGCCGATTTTTACAAAGAGTACGCTATCGAGGTGGAAGTGGAAGGCAGCATGGAACAGGTCATCACTTTCCTGCACGACCTGAATAGCTCCGCGCAGTTATTGAGAGCGGTGAAACTCCGTATCGGTCTTAAAGACAAAGAATTATCCGCTATAAAAGCGTCCCTCCTTGTGACCAAGATCTCAATATAA
- a CDS encoding FkbM family methyltransferase produces the protein MCAKLNQVLSRLLPEGTIKERLKSSYYSLYYNRKHFKENNFRVYYKDGHFEYKFDEGVTFSSYENMTDELKRSLKGYLAKYSLKPGDTVIDCGAYIGEFTLYAGVAVGASGKVIAFEPDAGIYKKLLTNIELNGLKNVITVNKGLWSKDGVMKFVGDNIKGYSFMFAENIAGAVDTPVVSLDNELARLEVTHVNFIKADIEGAELEFIKGAVKTLGSGDVKIAIASYHKIDGRKSFLELEKMLTQLGYNPETSHPGHLTTYASK, from the coding sequence ATGTGCGCTAAGCTAAATCAGGTCCTGTCGCGGCTCCTGCCGGAAGGGACGATAAAAGAGAGATTGAAGAGCTCTTACTATAGCCTTTACTATAACAGGAAGCATTTCAAAGAGAATAATTTCCGCGTTTATTATAAGGACGGGCATTTCGAATATAAATTCGACGAAGGCGTTACGTTCAGCTCATACGAAAATATGACGGATGAATTGAAACGCTCGCTTAAAGGGTATCTGGCTAAATATTCTTTGAAACCGGGCGACACTGTGATAGATTGCGGCGCGTATATAGGAGAATTTACATTATACGCCGGTGTGGCCGTGGGAGCGTCGGGTAAGGTTATCGCGTTCGAGCCGGATGCCGGAATATATAAAAAACTGCTCACCAATATCGAGCTTAACGGTTTAAAGAATGTTATAACGGTAAATAAGGGGCTGTGGAGTAAGGACGGTGTCATGAAATTCGTCGGAGATAATATAAAAGGCTATTCATTCATGTTCGCCGAAAATATCGCAGGCGCGGTGGATACGCCGGTCGTGAGCCTCGATAACGAACTTGCCAGGCTTGAGGTTACGCATGTGAATTTCATTAAGGCGGATATAGAGGGTGCGGAGCTTGAGTTTATAAAAGGAGCCGTGAAGACCCTTGGCTCCGGAGACGTCAAAATCGCGATCGCCTCGTACCACAAAATAGACGGTAGGAAGTCCTTCCTTGAACTCGAAAAGATGCTGACCCAGCTCGGCTATAATCCCGAGACCTCTCATCCCGGACACCTCACTACCTACGCAAGTAAATAG
- a CDS encoding type II secretion system protein GspK, which produces MRRNRRGSVLIVVLWSLFFMAMLAVAINSYVRPQMEFSSRLSANTRMYYIARAGVQRAIFEVENDETETYDSLYDSWGNNDAAFNNVSFGGGKFSVIRPEPPGPSAGKGTSAAQAGESKPQYGLIDEESKININKAPHDVLKNLFEKMAGVESKEADGIADCILDWVDKDDSLHKDGKEDDYYQSLGDPYHCKNGPFEAIEELLLVAGVTRESFDKVKDIITIYGNGTVNVNTADARVLEVLGLTKEASESIVSFRSGRNSKKEGEIPDNVFTNVSAIAGVLNKAGASDGGASLISASAMLGVKSDNFRGTVKGSLGSSGRSETITFVYDRNDKIIKYWREE; this is translated from the coding sequence GTGAGAAGAAATAGAAGAGGGAGCGTCCTTATCGTGGTCCTGTGGAGCCTGTTCTTTATGGCGATGCTTGCCGTGGCCATAAATTCATATGTCCGGCCGCAGATGGAGTTTTCAAGCAGGTTATCGGCCAATACCAGGATGTATTATATCGCGCGCGCCGGGGTCCAGAGGGCGATCTTCGAGGTCGAGAACGATGAAACCGAAACGTACGATAGCCTGTATGACTCATGGGGCAACAACGACGCGGCTTTCAATAATGTGTCCTTTGGCGGCGGTAAGTTCAGCGTTATAAGGCCGGAGCCGCCGGGCCCCTCCGCCGGCAAGGGGACCAGCGCCGCCCAGGCGGGCGAATCCAAGCCGCAGTACGGCCTTATAGACGAGGAGAGCAAGATCAATATAAATAAGGCCCCGCATGACGTCCTGAAGAATTTATTTGAGAAGATGGCCGGGGTTGAGTCGAAGGAAGCAGACGGTATAGCGGATTGTATACTGGATTGGGTCGACAAGGACGACTCGCTTCATAAGGACGGTAAGGAAGACGACTATTACCAGTCGCTCGGCGATCCCTATCATTGCAAAAATGGCCCTTTTGAGGCCATAGAAGAGCTTCTCCTTGTAGCGGGAGTGACGCGGGAAAGTTTCGATAAGGTGAAGGATATTATTACGATATACGGCAATGGCACAGTTAATGTCAATACCGCGGACGCGCGGGTGCTGGAGGTCCTCGGCTTAACTAAGGAGGCCTCCGAAAGCATAGTAAGCTTCCGTTCCGGACGAAATTCAAAAAAAGAGGGAGAGATTCCGGACAATGTCTTTACGAATGTTTCGGCGATAGCGGGTGTGTTGAACAAGGCGGGCGCCAGTGATGGCGGCGCCAGCCTCATCAGCGCCTCGGCGATGCTCGGCGTGAAATCCGATAATTTCAGAGGCACCGTTAAGGGTTCGCTCGGGAGCTCGGGGCGATCGGAGACGATAACGTTCGTGTACGACAGAAATGATAAGATAATAAAGTACTGGAGAGAAGAATGA
- the pilM gene encoding pilus assembly protein PilM, with the protein MIGGIKSFINNIKIPRFPRNMKFMKFDFKAGAVAVEIGNDWLKISQKSPARGNEFIYQISLTKLAEIKGGVALAIDDIFKDLKLDRQHVVAYIPRHLVTVRMLDLPATDPKEINDMINLQVGKQTPYSKEEIVSSHKIIEIGAAGYAKVMLVIAARNIINERTDTLVKAGLDIKRVAISSEGVFNWFTTIHMPRLKLDDSQGVVVVDIDSNYSDFIVIRRGKMVFTRNIFIGANHLMQDSDEWRDKFAEELKRSFERHQSEEKNVKIVKMFLSGAGANIKGLDIVLSAGIGLPIEGIDQLSDIRARNSIEALRAENFRYVSLTQLLGVSMTDKEPQIDLTTGEQKVQHLMDTKRKQLTVMGILIASIVTMLSFLCLTDIYNKNAYLSKLKRMATKIGADADDIEKMRAVISLVEKRLDSRGSSIEVINEIYKITPKEIYLTDINIDEKQTVVLKGGGLAMSDVFKYVKKLEESDMLENVKTTYTTTKKDKDTEFAEFEISCTYQK; encoded by the coding sequence ATGATCGGCGGCATAAAAAGTTTCATAAATAATATAAAGATACCGCGCTTTCCGCGAAATATGAAATTCATGAAATTTGATTTTAAGGCCGGCGCCGTCGCGGTGGAGATAGGGAACGACTGGCTGAAGATATCCCAGAAGAGCCCCGCCAGGGGTAACGAGTTCATCTACCAGATCAGCCTCACCAAGCTGGCTGAGATCAAAGGCGGAGTAGCGCTCGCCATAGACGATATCTTCAAGGACCTCAAGCTTGACAGGCAGCATGTGGTAGCCTATATCCCGCGCCATCTGGTCACCGTGCGCATGCTGGACCTGCCCGCCACGGATCCCAAAGAGATAAATGATATGATCAATCTGCAGGTGGGTAAACAGACGCCCTATTCGAAGGAAGAGATAGTGTCGTCGCATAAGATAATAGAGATCGGCGCCGCCGGATATGCCAAGGTTATGCTGGTCATAGCGGCGCGCAATATCATCAACGAACGCACGGATACGCTTGTAAAGGCCGGCCTGGACATAAAGAGGGTCGCCATATCTTCCGAGGGAGTTTTCAACTGGTTTACCACCATTCACATGCCGCGCTTAAAACTGGATGATTCTCAAGGTGTGGTAGTGGTGGATATAGATTCCAACTATTCGGATTTCATAGTTATACGCAGAGGGAAGATGGTCTTTACCAGAAACATATTCATAGGCGCAAATCACCTCATGCAGGACTCGGACGAGTGGCGGGATAAGTTTGCGGAGGAATTGAAACGGTCCTTCGAACGGCACCAGAGCGAGGAAAAGAACGTAAAGATAGTAAAGATGTTTTTGAGCGGCGCGGGAGCGAATATAAAAGGGCTGGATATTGTCTTGAGCGCCGGCATCGGGCTCCCCATTGAGGGCATAGACCAGCTTAGCGATATCCGCGCGAGAAATAGCATCGAAGCTTTGCGGGCCGAGAATTTCAGGTACGTTTCGCTGACCCAGCTTCTCGGGGTGTCGATGACCGACAAGGAGCCGCAGATCGATCTCACGACCGGCGAGCAGAAGGTCCAGCATCTGATGGACACGAAGAGGAAACAGCTTACCGTAATGGGGATATTGATAGCATCGATCGTTACAATGCTGTCGTTCCTGTGCCTGACGGATATTTATAATAAGAACGCGTATCTATCGAAGCTGAAACGCATGGCGACAAAGATAGGCGCGGACGCGGATGATATCGAAAAGATGCGGGCGGTGATCAGCCTGGTGGAGAAACGCCTGGATTCCCGCGGTTCTTCGATAGAGGTGATAAATGAGATATACAAGATCACCCCTAAAGAGATATATCTTACGGATATAAATATAGACGAAAAACAGACGGTGGTTCTGAAGGGCGGGGGCCTCGCGATGTCGGACGTATTTAAATATGTCAAGAAGCTCGAAGAATCGGATATGCTCGAGAATGTCAAGACCACATACACGACGACCAAGAAAGATAAGGATACCGAATTCGCGGAGTTTGAGATATCCTGCACTTATCAAAAATAA
- a CDS encoding NUDIX hydrolase — protein MKTVFKGKLLKVFVKKVRLPHGYLATYEMVRHPGAALIVPFLTGGKVIMLKQLRPVIGKYIYELPAGTLGKNEVPLSCARREIVEETGYSAGKFKLLGAIYPVPGYSTEKIFIYKAEGLKREERAPEEDEVIEAEVLTRAQIKKLFKSGKIVDAKTIAALAFCGWL, from the coding sequence ATGAAAACTGTCTTCAAGGGAAAATTATTAAAAGTGTTTGTTAAGAAGGTGAGGCTGCCGCATGGGTACCTCGCCACTTACGAGATGGTCCGGCATCCCGGGGCAGCGCTTATCGTGCCGTTTCTGACCGGCGGCAAAGTCATAATGCTGAAGCAGCTCAGGCCCGTCATCGGAAAATACATCTATGAATTGCCGGCGGGCACGCTCGGTAAGAATGAAGTGCCTCTATCATGCGCTCGACGGGAGATAGTGGAAGAGACTGGTTATTCGGCCGGTAAATTTAAGCTTCTGGGCGCTATCTATCCCGTACCGGGGTATTCCACGGAGAAGATATTTATATATAAGGCGGAGGGCCTGAAGAGGGAAGAACGTGCCCCCGAGGAAGATGAAGTGATAGAAGCCGAGGTCCTCACGCGGGCGCAAATAAAGAAGCTATTTAAATCCGGCAAGATCGTTGACGCAAAGACGATAGCGGCGCTGGCCTTCTGCGGGTGGTTATAA
- a CDS encoding class I SAM-dependent rRNA methyltransferase — MKENSVKLRSGRNGILRPNHPWIYKGQLLHPAEPIKGGSVVSVWTSDNKFAGRGYYNPTSEITVRLLTFKDEPIDDAFIDRKIKEAVARRVPLRQRTNAYRAVFSEADGLPGLIVDIYADTAVFQILTLGMERFIEAIAAAIRRNTGARYVYEKSDGPFRKREGLKVVKSWHGDKGNRYITISEGKAKFVVDIYEGHKTGFYLDQRSSRLAMHTISKGKSVLDLFSYIGGFSIHAALSGAASATAVDIKEDWLKTGHRNAILNNAADKIEFVKADAFEYLKKTFISGKKFDVIIVDPPSFLKTRHSLASASKGYKELNYMAIKCLNKEGVLATFSCSHNMPNEAFSALLKEAASEARREFTILKRCHQAEDHPIVRSIPETEYLKGYFLKVS; from the coding sequence ATGAAAGAGAATTCGGTAAAATTGAGAAGCGGCCGAAACGGAATATTGCGGCCAAACCATCCCTGGATATACAAAGGCCAATTGTTACATCCGGCAGAGCCGATAAAAGGCGGAAGCGTAGTGAGCGTATGGACTTCCGATAATAAATTCGCGGGCCGCGGCTATTATAACCCCACCTCCGAGATTACAGTAAGGCTGCTCACATTTAAAGACGAACCCATAGACGACGCGTTTATCGACCGGAAGATAAAAGAGGCCGTGGCCAGAAGGGTGCCTCTGAGACAGCGGACGAACGCCTATCGCGCTGTATTCAGCGAGGCCGACGGCCTCCCCGGGCTTATAGTCGATATCTACGCGGATACGGCAGTATTCCAGATATTGACGCTCGGTATGGAGCGATTCATAGAAGCGATCGCCGCGGCCATCAGGAGAAACACCGGCGCGCGGTATGTATATGAGAAGAGCGACGGGCCCTTCAGGAAGCGCGAAGGCCTGAAGGTCGTAAAGAGCTGGCATGGCGATAAGGGCAATAGATATATCACGATATCCGAAGGGAAAGCCAAATTTGTTGTCGACATATACGAGGGGCATAAGACCGGATTTTATCTCGATCAGCGTTCATCCAGGCTTGCCATGCATACGATATCGAAAGGCAAGAGCGTTCTGGACCTATTTTCGTATATAGGGGGATTTTCGATCCATGCGGCGCTTTCCGGCGCCGCCAGCGCAACAGCAGTCGATATAAAAGAGGACTGGCTGAAAACCGGCCATAGAAACGCCATCCTGAACAATGCAGCCGACAAAATAGAATTTGTAAAAGCCGATGCCTTTGAATATCTAAAGAAGACCTTCATCTCCGGAAAGAAATTTGATGTCATAATCGTCGATCCTCCGTCCTTTCTTAAAACACGCCATTCGCTCGCGAGCGCTTCGAAGGGCTATAAAGAGTTGAATTACATGGCGATAAAATGTCTTAACAAAGAAGGTGTGCTTGCGACCTTTTCATGTTCCCATAATATGCCGAATGAAGCGTTTTCCGCCCTTTTGAAAGAGGCCGCCTCCGAGGCGAGAAGGGAGTTCACCATATTGAAGAGATGTCATCAGGCGGAGGATCACCCGATAGTGCGATCGATCCCGGAAACCGAATACCTGAAGGGGTATTTTCTCAAGGTGAGTTGA
- a CDS encoding LptF/LptG family permease, whose protein sequence is MRILRDYILKEFFHSFFLTLVVFTFVFLVGNIITLANYIINKGVDPLSILKLFIYLIPWLLSFTLPIAVLTASILSFGRLSADGELTAMKASGVSLFRVSIPIIMVGVLCSFFAFFLNDQISPNASFASRRVIKEIGIRSPAAALEEGTFIRGFENYIIFIHEIKGNKLKNIRIYQPQEGKPTRTIVAEAGEINSIPAKNLIELKLYNGTSEEPSPTDPDSFYKLNFKTYFMSLDLSKVFKNEKIQKKTREMTINELNAEIKNCVDQKIDPTPLRVEIYKKINISIATLIFALIGIPLGVKTERSEKSVGFVLGSVLFGVYWAAFSGMIVVAATSKIPPMLAAALPNIVFFSIGLILFIWTARK, encoded by the coding sequence ATGAGAATATTAAGAGATTACATATTAAAAGAGTTCTTCCACTCATTCTTCCTGACGCTGGTGGTATTCACCTTTGTATTCCTGGTGGGCAACATTATCACACTCGCCAATTATATCATCAATAAAGGCGTCGATCCGTTATCGATATTAAAGCTTTTCATATACCTGATCCCATGGCTCCTGAGCTTCACTTTGCCGATAGCGGTCCTTACGGCCTCGATACTCTCCTTCGGACGGCTCTCGGCCGACGGCGAGCTGACCGCGATGAAGGCCAGCGGCGTATCGCTATTCCGCGTATCGATACCCATCATCATGGTCGGGGTGCTGTGCAGTTTCTTCGCGTTCTTTCTGAACGACCAGATATCGCCCAACGCTTCATTCGCTTCGCGGCGGGTGATAAAGGAGATAGGGATACGCTCCCCGGCGGCGGCCCTGGAGGAAGGCACTTTTATCAGGGGTTTCGAGAACTATATAATATTCATCCATGAAATAAAAGGCAATAAGCTGAAGAACATAAGGATATACCAGCCGCAGGAAGGGAAGCCCACGCGCACTATAGTAGCGGAGGCGGGCGAGATCAACTCTATACCGGCAAAAAATCTTATAGAGCTTAAGCTGTATAACGGGACCAGCGAGGAGCCTTCTCCGACCGACCCCGACAGTTTCTATAAACTCAATTTCAAGACATACTTCATGTCGCTCGACCTCAGTAAGGTATTCAAAAATGAGAAGATACAGAAGAAGACCAGGGAGATGACTATAAATGAGCTCAACGCGGAGATAAAGAATTGCGTCGACCAGAAGATCGATCCGACGCCGCTTCGCGTCGAGATATATAAGAAGATAAATATATCGATCGCGACGCTGATATTCGCGCTGATAGGCATACCTCTGGGAGTGAAGACGGAGCGCAGCGAAAAATCCGTAGGATTTGTCCTGGGGTCCGTTCTATTCGGGGTCTACTGGGCCGCTTTTTCAGGCATGATAGTCGTTGCCGCGACCTCCAAGATACCGCCGATGCTGGCCGCGGCGCTGCCTAACATTGTATTTTTCAGTATAGGGCTGATACTATTCATCTGGACAGCCAGAAAGTAG
- the trxB gene encoding thioredoxin-disulfide reductase, with protein MPEMYDIAIIGGGPAGLTAGLYASRARMKTVMIEKMVCGGQVLITDTIENFPGFPEGIKGPELADLMSRQAGHFGLEVRQAEASGVILKKKENEAFSVEFTDGMKLEALSLIVSTGARWNSLGVPGEKELTGRGVSYCATCDGPLFKGKEVAVIGGGDTALEDALFLTRFADKVTIIHRRDRFRGTKILQERVGANSKIEVRFNSVAVSISGSRKCEAVEIKDVRTGGTDSIKVSGVFVLIGMAPNSESFKGIIGMDDKGYIICDDDMKTSIDGIFACGDVRRKLLRQVVTACGDGATAAFSAQHYVERLKGVEYK; from the coding sequence ATGCCGGAAATGTATGATATAGCGATAATCGGCGGAGGCCCGGCGGGCCTTACGGCAGGGCTCTATGCGTCCCGCGCCAGGATGAAGACGGTCATGATAGAAAAAATGGTGTGCGGCGGCCAGGTGCTGATAACGGACACGATAGAGAATTTTCCCGGCTTTCCCGAAGGCATAAAAGGCCCGGAGCTTGCCGACTTGATGTCCAGGCAGGCGGGCCATTTTGGACTTGAGGTGAGGCAGGCGGAAGCCTCCGGCGTGATCCTTAAGAAGAAAGAGAACGAGGCTTTCTCGGTAGAGTTTACCGATGGAATGAAGCTCGAGGCGCTCTCACTGATAGTGTCGACCGGAGCCAGATGGAATTCTCTCGGCGTGCCGGGTGAGAAAGAGCTTACCGGCAGAGGCGTGTCGTATTGCGCCACATGCGATGGGCCGCTCTTTAAGGGGAAGGAAGTGGCGGTGATAGGGGGCGGGGATACGGCCCTGGAGGACGCGCTATTCCTCACCAGGTTCGCGGATAAGGTTACAATAATCCACCGCCGTGACCGGTTCAGGGGCACAAAGATACTTCAGGAGCGGGTAGGCGCGAATAGTAAGATAGAAGTCCGTTTTAATTCTGTAGCGGTCAGTATATCAGGATCCAGGAAGTGCGAGGCCGTAGAAATAAAGGATGTCAGGACGGGAGGCACCGATTCGATCAAAGTCAGCGGTGTATTTGTCCTGATAGGCATGGCGCCGAACTCGGAAAGCTTTAAAGGCATCATCGGGATGGATGATAAAGGCTATATAATCTGCGATGACGATATGAAGACGTCCATAGACGGCATATTTGCCTGCGGCGACGTGCGCAGGAAGCTATTAAGGCAGGTCGTGACGGCCTGCGGCGACGGCGCGACGGCCGCTTTCAGCGCCCAGCATTATGTGGAGCGCCTGAAGGGCGTCGAGTACAAATGA
- a CDS encoding metallophosphoesterase → MKMACKINKMKRAFQILVITIIAISLYSLTPMVSLYLKKDVRQPTNAEIAEKLKKNKGEYFGFIVFGDNHAGFIFDDSAFLKLIRTMNREDRFKKLPIDFAANMGDVTFSKGKESDYIMYDRLRSMLKWPVVSVMGNHDYQNGGWRRFNKHIGSADFSFVDRNSYFIILDNKITDISQKQFEWLDEELAKASAYKHKFIFMHKSPISLYQQSWFRPELGPWSYRIMKLCQKYGVDIVFSGHEHMFRESVFGGVRYVTSGGAGMLTQIPESEGGFLHYVVVRVYGDYVDYEVRKVFPPFWESVTYYMWKEAFYCLKRVFLRDGFLF, encoded by the coding sequence GTGAAAATGGCGTGTAAAATCAATAAAATGAAACGCGCCTTCCAAATCCTGGTGATCACTATTATAGCGATATCTCTTTATTCGCTCACTCCGATGGTATCGTTATACCTGAAAAAAGACGTCCGCCAGCCTACTAACGCGGAAATTGCCGAAAAGCTGAAGAAGAACAAGGGGGAATATTTCGGTTTCATCGTCTTCGGGGATAATCACGCGGGCTTCATATTCGATGACAGCGCTTTCCTTAAACTCATACGGACCATGAACAGAGAGGATCGCTTTAAGAAGCTGCCGATAGATTTCGCGGCTAACATGGGCGATGTCACGTTCTCGAAGGGAAAAGAGTCCGATTACATTATGTACGACCGCCTGCGCTCGATGCTAAAGTGGCCGGTGGTAAGCGTGATGGGCAATCATGACTACCAGAATGGTGGCTGGCGCAGGTTCAATAAACACATAGGAAGCGCTGATTTCTCATTTGTCGATCGAAACTCATACTTTATTATACTGGATAATAAGATCACGGATATTTCTCAGAAACAATTTGAATGGCTCGATGAAGAGCTGGCCAAGGCCTCCGCTTACAAACACAAGTTTATATTCATGCATAAGTCGCCCATCTCCCTTTATCAGCAATCATGGTTCAGGCCCGAACTGGGCCCCTGGTCATACAGGATAATGAAACTTTGCCAGAAATACGGGGTGGATATCGTATTCTCCGGACACGAACATATGTTCAGAGAGAGTGTTTTCGGGGGAGTGCGCTATGTAACATCCGGCGGCGCCGGTATGCTCACGCAGATACCGGAATCGGAGGGAGGATTTTTACATTATGTAGTGGTCAGGGTGTACGGTGACTATGTTGATTATGAAGTCAGAAAAGTCTTCCCGCCGTTCTGGGAATCCGTCACGTACTATATGTGGAAAGAAGCGTTCTATTGCCTGAAAAGAGTTTTCCTTAGGGACGGATTTCTGTTTTAA
- a CDS encoding TolC family protein: MIKKILIISILLFTPALPRLYCEEASKTVDIRTFTLKDSIRTAIMNNRSIQIQEEQVDYARAGIMYAKSAFLPQVGAGYSYTLNDSVPTLVQPSANSRKDPGVYYGFKNNNLVTLSAKESIYNGGADIASLKQSKLTLKVQEETLRAAKLDVEFETRRLFYGLLLGYDTLRIAQELVDQAEAHYEHTKTMFDQGTASKFDVLQSKVQVSKLMPQLISAQNAIDLIMADFKKLLVIKMSEPIAIDGKLDYKLIEITEDAFLKEAYGRNPQIILKLLGIDINRWAIEYAKAGWLPQISASANYTFQSDSATNMINPRHSLWNIGAQASIALFDGFATKAKVDQAKAQYNQARLAKEDVTDQVAVDIKQACLNLKESKTVIDSQKDSVIEATEALRLANVRFDNGVGINLDVLDSQTSLAQVEQNLAQGIYDYLMAKAQVNRVMGRLYSGEENYGTGY; the protein is encoded by the coding sequence ATGATTAAAAAGATATTAATCATCTCCATATTGCTGTTTACGCCCGCGCTCCCTCGCCTCTATTGCGAAGAAGCCTCTAAAACCGTCGACATCAGAACTTTCACATTAAAAGATTCCATTCGCACCGCCATCATGAATAACCGCTCCATCCAGATACAGGAAGAGCAGGTTGATTATGCCAGGGCGGGCATCATGTACGCTAAAAGCGCCTTCCTGCCTCAGGTGGGAGCGGGCTATAGCTATACGCTTAATGACTCCGTCCCAACATTAGTACAGCCGTCGGCCAACTCCAGAAAAGATCCCGGCGTGTACTATGGCTTTAAGAATAATAATCTCGTCACTCTTTCCGCGAAGGAATCCATATATAACGGCGGCGCCGACATAGCCAGTTTAAAACAATCCAAGCTGACTCTCAAGGTCCAGGAAGAGACGCTCCGCGCCGCTAAACTCGACGTCGAGTTTGAGACCAGGAGGCTCTTTTACGGGCTTCTCCTGGGTTACGATACGTTGCGCATAGCGCAGGAGCTTGTCGATCAGGCCGAGGCCCATTATGAACATACTAAAACGATGTTTGATCAGGGTACGGCCTCAAAATTCGATGTCCTGCAGTCCAAGGTGCAGGTATCGAAGCTGATGCCGCAGCTTATAAGCGCGCAGAACGCGATAGACCTGATAATGGCCGACTTCAAAAAACTTCTCGTGATAAAAATGTCAGAGCCCATAGCCATTGACGGGAAACTTGATTACAAGCTTATCGAAATCACAGAAGACGCGTTTTTGAAGGAAGCTTATGGCCGTAACCCGCAGATAATATTGAAACTCCTCGGCATAGATATCAATAGGTGGGCGATCGAATACGCGAAGGCCGGCTGGCTTCCCCAGATCAGCGCGTCGGCCAATTACACCTTCCAATCCGATAGTGCCACTAATATGATCAACCCCAGGCATAGCCTGTGGAACATAGGCGCGCAGGCATCGATCGCTCTTTTCGACGGTTTCGCGACGAAAGCGAAAGTCGACCAGGCCAAGGCGCAGTATAACCAGGCGCGCCTGGCCAAAGAGGATGTCACCGACCAGGTTGCGGTCGATATAAAGCAGGCATGCCTTAACCTGAAAGAATCGAAGACCGTTATCGACTCGCAAAAAGACAGCGTTATCGAGGCGACAGAGGCCCTGAGGCTCGCGAATGTGCGTTTCGACAACGGAGTGGGAATAAACCTGGATGTTCTGGATTCACAGACATCCCTGGCGCAGGTGGAGCAGAATCTGGCCCAGGGAATTTACGATTATCTTATGGCGAAGGCCCAGGTCAACAGGGTAATGGGCCGCTTATATTCCGGAGAGGAGAATTATGGCACTGGATATTAA